In one Solanum lycopersicum chromosome 11, SLM_r2.1 genomic region, the following are encoded:
- the LOC101249788 gene encoding chaperonin-like RbcX protein 2, chloroplastic — protein sequence MVGAFSVVGSPMVDSHSSPCLCLDALPTCNLGIGDSLVRKQKQLPRLGTMELSTSFVDLRFSAKCVKGNYKNLKKQTKGRKNLRIVNDLGGQYEESFSDIKTQILNYFTYKAVRTVLNQLNEMNPPQYHWFNDYVTANKPSDGKRFIRNLAKEKQELAEKVMATRLSLYAKWIKKCDHEEIYNRISDQNVEVMRERLMETVIWPSDDTNTGMK from the exons ATGGTGGGGGCTTTCTCTGTTGTGGGTTCACCTATGGTGGATTCCCATTCTAGCCCTTGTTTGTGTTTGGATGCTCTGCCTACTTGTAATTTGGGTATTGGGGATTCACTTGTTAGGAAGCAGAAGCAATTGCCAAGATTGGGAACAATGGAATTGAGTACTTCTTTTGTAGATTTGAGGTTTTCAGCAAAATGTGTTAAGGGTAATTACAAGAATTTGAAGAAACAGACAAAGGGTAGGAAGAACCTTAGGATTGTTAATGATTTAGGTGGACAGTATGAAGAAAGTTTTAGTGACATTAAAACA CAAATTCTCAACTACTTCACATATAAAGCAGTGAGGACTGTTCTGAACCAGCTTAATGAAATGAACCCTCCACAATATCATTGGTTCAATGA TTATGTTACAGCAAATAAGCCTAGCGATGGAAAGCGTTTCATTCGTAACCTTGCAAAG GAGAAGCAAGAACTCGCTGAAAAGGTGATGGCAACACGGCTCAGTCTGTATGCGAAATGGATAAAA AAATGTGATCACGAAGAGATATACAACCGAATATCTGATCAAAATGTGGAAGTGATGCGTGAGCGACTCATGGAGACTGTTATTTGGCCATCGGATGACACGAACACTGGGATGAAATAA